One window of the Branchiostoma lanceolatum isolate klBraLanc5 chromosome 3, klBraLanc5.hap2, whole genome shotgun sequence genome contains the following:
- the LOC136429971 gene encoding transmembrane protein 263-B-like, which translates to MRAEGGMEDHLVMRGKGSPTKVKTEEFMFEEEDDATRTVESVKEPAGDGQPPKEEKPGEQPGIVRKVGSGVYNTATGALGMGFSGIKWVAGTSYSVVTKAPSAGYGVVSSGVSSVTSRLPSVSIPLWRGKGKDKND; encoded by the exons ATGAGGGCAGAAGGCGGTATGGAGGACCATCTTGTGATGAGGGGGAAGGGATCACCGACCAAAGTCAAG ACAGAGGAGTTCATGTTTGAGGAAGAAGACGACGCAACAAGAACGGTGGAGAGCGTGAAAGAACCAGCTGGAGATGGACAGCCTCCAAAAGAAG AAAAGCCTGGTGAACAGCCCGGAATCGTGCGGAAAGTGGGGTCTGGAGTGTACAACACGGCAACAGGGGCACTCGGGATGGGCTTCAGCGGGATCAAGTGGGTAGCAGGCACCAGCTACAGCGTCGTCACAAAG gcgCCATCGGCGGGCTATGGAGTGGTCAGTTCTGGGGTCAGTTCGGTGACCAGCCGGCTACCGTCAGTGTCCATACCCCTCTGGAGGGGCAAAGGCAAGGACAAGAACGATTGA
- the LOC136429970 gene encoding glioma pathogenesis-related protein 1-like — translation MFSVLLWAFATLFILSPTTCTKETSSCDLKVEDVDLVASSALGQGRLRSRRDVDDIDYHEVVHLHNQVRAGVAPSASNMKYMSWDEGLAEKAQEFAEQCKGGHNPDLDYIGPGFTTVGENIYMTTAPELNWFDAVGRWADEVADYDIYNDTCKDGKACGHYTQVVWADSYKVGCGATECDSVEGTGMTDAILVVCNYGPRGNFVGRKPYMLGERCAECRQGDNCSMGGLCSNPFRDSSCACVSVHPLLLVVCAVMGLLLWA, via the exons ATGTTTTCTGTGCTACTTTGGGCCTTTGCGACACTGTTCATCTTGAGTCCTACAACATGCACCAAGGAGACGTCATCCTGTGATCTGAAGGTGGAAGATGTCGATTTGGTTGCGTCCTCCGCTCTGGGACAAGGTCGTTTAAGGTCAAGACGCGACGTTGATGACATTGACTATCACGAAGTCGTCCATCTTCACAACCAGGTGCGGGCCGGTGTCGCGCCGTCTGCTAGCAACATGAAATACATG TCGTGGGACGAGGGCCTTGCGGAGAAGGCTCAGGAGTTCGCGGAGCAGTGCAAGGGAGGACACAACCCCGACCTGGACTATATCGGGCCGGGGTTCACCACGGTGGGGGAGAACATCTACATGACCACGGCACCCGAGCTGAACTGGTTCGACGCCGTGGGGCGCTGGGCAGACGAGGTCGCGGACTACGACATCTACAACGACACGTGCAAGGACGGGAAAGCGTGCGGACATTACACGCag GTGGTGTGGGCGGACAGCTATAAGGTGGGCTGTGGCGCCACGGAGTGCGACAGTGTGGAGGGCACCGGGATGACCGACGCCATACTGGTCGTCTGTAACTACGGACCCAG AGGCAACTTTGTCGGTCGGAAGCCATACATGCTGGGAGAACGCTGTGCAGAATGCAGACAGGGAGACAACTGTTCCATGGGAGGACTCTGTA GTAACCCGTTCCGAGACTCCTCCTGCGCCTGTGTGTCCGTCCACCCCCTGCTCCTGGTGGTCTGTGCCGTGATGGGACTACTGCTCTGGGCTTAG